In one Bradyrhizobium cosmicum genomic region, the following are encoded:
- the ybeY gene encoding rRNA maturation RNase YbeY produces MTEVLVVADCWQREPDSEAVIQRAVAAAAETVDEDVAGAEVAVMLTDDAGIRTLNSNWRGIDKPTNVLSFPALQPEGAWKPGDAPRMLGDIAIAYETMRREADEEHKPFDHHLSHLAVHGFLHLIGFDHENDDEAEEMEALETQILAHLGIPDPYADRAGTH; encoded by the coding sequence ATGACCGAGGTCCTTGTCGTTGCCGATTGCTGGCAACGCGAACCCGATTCCGAAGCCGTGATCCAGCGCGCCGTTGCGGCCGCTGCCGAAACTGTCGACGAGGACGTCGCGGGCGCGGAAGTGGCCGTGATGCTGACCGATGATGCCGGCATCCGCACTCTCAACAGCAACTGGCGCGGCATCGACAAGCCGACCAACGTGCTGTCATTTCCCGCGCTGCAGCCGGAGGGCGCGTGGAAGCCGGGCGATGCGCCGCGCATGCTCGGCGACATCGCGATCGCCTACGAGACCATGCGGCGCGAGGCGGACGAGGAACACAAGCCGTTCGATCATCATTTGAGCCATCTCGCCGTGCATGGTTTCCTGCATCTGATCGGCTTCGACCACGAGAACGACGACGAGGCGGAGGAGATGGAAGCGCTGGAGACGCAGATCCTGGCTCATCTCGGCATCCCCGACCCCTATGCAGACCGCGCAGGGACGCACTGA
- a CDS encoding hemolysin family protein has protein sequence MPDSEPIHDNPRDTPNLPAVVTSGEVLRPTADSWLLRAIRTLFGWKAGSVRDDLQVVLDATTPDDTGFSTVERTMLRNILGLHERRIADVMVHRADIIAVKRDIPLGELMDRFESAGHSRLVVYNETLDDPVGIVHIRDLLAYMTARARVSDATKTKRKKPLPAGLDLRTVDLALPLQDARIIRKLLYVPPSMRAIDLLAQMQATRIHLALVVDEYGGSDGLVSLEDIVEQIVGEIDDEHDSDEPPSIVRLPDNAFIADARASLEDVRTVIGEDFVTGEAGEEVETLGGYLVSFVGRLPVRGEVISGPGNYEIEVLDADPRRVKRLRISTRKERAAPRTQRESRRRETPPESGQPPSSDTPTPPPSDGAGPQ, from the coding sequence ATGCCGGATTCCGAACCGATCCACGACAATCCGCGCGATACGCCCAATCTGCCGGCCGTCGTGACGTCGGGCGAGGTGCTGCGACCGACCGCGGACAGCTGGCTGCTCCGTGCCATCCGGACCCTGTTCGGCTGGAAGGCCGGATCGGTGCGCGACGACCTCCAGGTCGTGCTCGATGCCACGACGCCCGACGACACCGGTTTCTCGACCGTCGAGCGCACCATGCTGCGCAACATCCTCGGCCTGCACGAGCGGCGGATCGCCGACGTCATGGTGCATCGCGCCGACATCATCGCTGTGAAGCGCGACATCCCGCTCGGCGAATTGATGGATCGCTTCGAAAGCGCCGGCCATTCGCGCCTCGTCGTCTACAACGAAACGCTCGACGATCCCGTCGGCATCGTCCACATCCGCGACCTGCTCGCCTACATGACCGCACGTGCGCGCGTGTCGGATGCCACCAAGACGAAGCGCAAGAAACCGCTGCCGGCCGGCCTCGACCTGCGCACGGTCGACCTGGCGCTGCCGCTGCAGGATGCGCGCATCATTCGCAAGCTGCTCTACGTGCCGCCGTCGATGCGGGCGATCGACCTGCTCGCGCAGATGCAGGCCACGCGCATTCATCTGGCGCTGGTCGTCGACGAATATGGCGGCAGCGACGGGCTGGTTTCGCTCGAGGACATCGTCGAGCAGATCGTCGGCGAGATCGACGACGAGCACGACAGCGACGAGCCGCCGTCGATCGTGCGCCTGCCCGACAACGCCTTCATCGCCGATGCCCGCGCCAGCCTCGAGGACGTCCGCACGGTGATCGGCGAGGATTTCGTCACCGGCGAGGCCGGCGAGGAAGTCGAGACGCTCGGCGGCTATCTCGTCAGCTTCGTCGGGCGCCTGCCGGTACGCGGCGAGGTGATCTCGGGCCCCGGCAATTACGAGATCGAGGTGCTCGATGCCGATCCGCGCCGCGTCAAGCGGCTGCGGATCTCGACGCGGAAGGAACGCGCCGCGCCGCGCACTCAGCGCGAAAGCCGACGCCGCGAGACCCCGCCGGAGAGCGGTCAGCCGCCGTCCAGCGATACGCCCACCCCGCCGCCGAGCGACGGGGCCGGCCCGCAGTGA
- the lnt gene encoding apolipoprotein N-acyltransferase: protein MSPFQRLRQIALTIILAWGWKRALIATGCGALSVLALAPFNIFPVLFVTLPVMVWLIDGAGAGRYGGVPVAALTGYCFGLGYFVPGLYWIGYAFFVDADVFAWLTPFAVLGLPAYLSIFTALGFALARLLWTKDATRILALAASLTVAEWLRGHALTGFPWNAFGYALSEPLPLAQTASLIGLWGMTFVAIAIFASPAALIDRTPDRRPAWRAPAAAMALLIVMSIFGAIRLSLHPTTMVAGAKLRLMQPDLQQDAKFNYAAKADVMKKYLALSDRASGPQSTGVRDATILIWPESAFPFFLTREADAMAEIAELLPKGTVLITGSVRAPDLPRGTPITRAYNSIYVIDHDGSVLSVYDKLHLVPFGEFLPYQDLMEKLGFEQLTRMRGGFIPGTVRHALPVPGVPPALPLICYEAIFPGEVAGRNERPGWIVNLTNDGWFGISTGPYQHLEQAKMRAIELGLPLVRSANTGVSAVIDPVGRTVASLGLGVEGILDASLPAAIPPTVYARVGDVPAAMLIALAVFLAVRRRVAKRHP from the coding sequence GTGAGCCCGTTCCAGCGCCTTCGACAGATCGCCCTCACCATCATCCTCGCCTGGGGATGGAAGCGCGCGCTCATCGCGACGGGGTGCGGCGCGCTGTCGGTGCTGGCGCTGGCGCCGTTCAACATCTTTCCGGTGCTGTTCGTCACCTTGCCCGTGATGGTCTGGCTGATCGACGGCGCCGGCGCCGGACGATATGGCGGCGTCCCCGTCGCGGCACTGACCGGCTACTGCTTCGGGCTCGGCTATTTCGTACCCGGCCTCTACTGGATCGGCTATGCGTTCTTCGTCGACGCCGATGTGTTCGCCTGGCTGACGCCGTTCGCTGTTCTCGGCCTGCCGGCCTATCTTTCGATCTTCACGGCGCTCGGATTTGCCTTGGCCCGCCTGCTCTGGACCAAGGATGCCACGCGCATCCTGGCGCTCGCCGCGAGCCTCACCGTCGCCGAATGGCTGCGCGGTCACGCGCTGACCGGCTTTCCCTGGAATGCGTTCGGCTATGCGCTGTCCGAGCCGCTGCCGCTGGCGCAGACGGCGTCGTTGATCGGCCTCTGGGGCATGACGTTCGTCGCGATCGCGATCTTCGCGAGCCCCGCGGCGCTGATCGACCGCACGCCTGATCGGCGCCCGGCGTGGCGCGCGCCGGCTGCCGCGATGGCGCTCCTGATCGTGATGAGCATCTTCGGCGCGATCCGCCTGTCGCTCCACCCGACCACCATGGTCGCGGGCGCCAAGCTGCGCCTGATGCAGCCGGACCTCCAGCAGGACGCGAAGTTCAACTACGCCGCCAAGGCGGACGTAATGAAGAAATACCTGGCGCTGTCGGACCGCGCCTCCGGACCGCAATCGACCGGCGTGCGCGATGCCACCATCCTGATCTGGCCGGAATCCGCCTTTCCGTTCTTCCTGACCCGCGAAGCCGATGCGATGGCCGAGATCGCCGAGCTGCTGCCGAAGGGCACGGTGCTGATCACGGGTTCAGTCCGCGCGCCCGACTTGCCGCGCGGCACGCCGATCACGCGCGCGTATAATTCGATCTACGTCATCGATCACGACGGCAGCGTGCTCTCGGTCTACGACAAGCTCCACCTCGTGCCGTTCGGCGAATTTCTGCCCTACCAGGACCTGATGGAGAAGCTCGGCTTCGAGCAACTCACGCGCATGCGCGGCGGCTTCATTCCCGGCACCGTGCGGCACGCACTGCCGGTGCCCGGCGTGCCGCCCGCGCTGCCGCTGATCTGTTACGAAGCCATCTTTCCCGGTGAGGTTGCCGGGCGCAACGAACGTCCAGGCTGGATCGTGAATCTCACCAATGACGGCTGGTTCGGCATCTCGACCGGCCCCTATCAGCATCTGGAGCAGGCAAAGATGCGCGCCATCGAACTCGGACTGCCGCTGGTCCGCTCGGCCAATACCGGCGTCTCGGCGGTGATCGATCCGGTCGGACGCACCGTTGCAAGCCTCGGCCTCGGAGTCGAAGGCATTTTGGATGCAAGCCTGCCTGCCGCAATCCCACCGACCGTCTATGCGCGTGTGGGCGATGTGCCCGCTGCCATGCTCATCGCGCTGGCTGTGTTTCTGGCGGTCAGGCGACGTGTTGCCAAACGGCATCCGTAG
- a CDS encoding helix-turn-helix domain-containing protein, whose protein sequence is MSKAPNPVDKYVGSRVRMRRIMLGMSQEKLGEALGLTFQQIQKYEKGTNRVGASRIQQISEILQVPVSFLFEGGPSGVAGTDGFAEGASPSYVSDFLATSEGLALTKAFTRITDSKMRRSIVDLVEQIAAREGPDKR, encoded by the coding sequence ATGTCGAAAGCGCCCAACCCTGTTGACAAATATGTCGGCAGCCGCGTGCGCATGCGCCGCATCATGTTGGGCATGAGTCAGGAAAAGCTCGGTGAAGCTTTGGGCCTGACTTTCCAGCAGATTCAGAAGTACGAGAAGGGTACGAATCGCGTCGGCGCAAGCCGCATCCAGCAGATCTCCGAGATTTTGCAGGTACCGGTGTCGTTCCTGTTCGAGGGCGGCCCCAGCGGCGTGGCCGGAACGGATGGCTTCGCAGAAGGCGCCTCGCCCTCTTACGTCTCGGACTTCCTCGCGACCTCCGAGGGTCTTGCGTTGACCAAGGCGTTCACGCGAATCACCGATTCGAAGATGCGCCGCTCGATCGTCGACCTCGTCGAGCAGATCGCGGCACGCGAAGGCCCCGACAAGCGCTGA
- a CDS encoding M20 family metallopeptidase — protein sequence MMRFKDTDALMTNSNWFDSQTILDGIRRWVEIETPTEAPEQVNKLIAMVAEQYRDLPVTLERIAGVDGCGDHLIARTIWGQDLPGILVLSHLDTVHPMGFIERLPFKVEGDSAFGPGIYDMKGGAYIAQHAFRALCAAADRSPLGITHIFTSDEEIGSPTSRALIEQEGRRAKYVLVTEPARDGGKIVTGRKGVGRFEVFIKGVPAHAGTRPQDGRSANRELANVILALEGMNDLERGVSVNVGVVRGGTRPNVTPEEAHAEIDLRVPSFADAEEFVGRILGLTSKTEGVTVKVTGALNRPPYEKNNAGAALYEHAKTLAAEIGFELIDAHTGGGSDGNFTAAHTATLDGLGVDGKGAHTHYEQLYVSSLEPRARLLHRLYQTLR from the coding sequence ATGATGCGGTTCAAAGACACAGATGCGCTCATGACCAACTCCAATTGGTTCGATTCTCAAACTATTCTCGATGGCATCCGGCGCTGGGTGGAGATCGAGACGCCGACGGAAGCGCCTGAACAGGTCAACAAGCTGATCGCTATGGTCGCGGAGCAATATCGCGATCTGCCGGTCACGCTCGAACGCATCGCCGGCGTCGACGGCTGCGGCGATCATCTCATTGCGCGCACGATCTGGGGTCAGGACCTGCCGGGCATTCTGGTGCTGAGCCACCTCGACACCGTTCATCCCATGGGATTCATCGAGCGCCTGCCGTTCAAGGTCGAAGGCGACAGCGCGTTCGGCCCCGGCATCTACGACATGAAGGGCGGCGCCTACATCGCCCAGCACGCCTTTCGCGCGCTTTGCGCAGCGGCAGATCGCTCGCCGCTCGGCATCACCCACATTTTCACCTCCGATGAGGAGATCGGCAGCCCCACCTCCCGCGCGCTGATCGAGCAGGAGGGGCGCAGGGCCAAATACGTCCTGGTGACGGAGCCTGCGCGCGACGGCGGCAAGATCGTCACCGGGCGCAAGGGCGTCGGAAGATTCGAAGTATTCATCAAGGGCGTGCCCGCGCATGCCGGCACACGGCCCCAGGACGGCCGCAGCGCGAACCGTGAGCTCGCCAACGTGATCCTGGCGCTGGAGGGAATGAACGATCTGGAGCGCGGCGTCAGCGTCAATGTCGGCGTGGTGCGCGGCGGCACGCGGCCCAACGTCACGCCGGAAGAGGCCCACGCCGAAATCGATCTGCGCGTCCCGAGCTTCGCCGATGCGGAAGAATTCGTCGGCAGGATCCTCGGGCTGACGTCGAAGACGGAAGGCGTCACCGTCAAGGTCACGGGCGCGCTCAATCGTCCGCCCTACGAGAAGAACAATGCCGGCGCCGCGCTGTACGAGCACGCAAAGACGCTTGCCGCCGAGATCGGCTTCGAGCTGATCGACGCCCACACCGGCGGCGGCTCGGACGGCAATTTCACCGCCGCGCACACCGCGACGCTCGACGGGCTCGGCGTCGACGGCAAGGGCGCGCACACCCATTATGAGCAGCTCTACGTCTCGTCACTCGAACCGCGGGCGCGGCTGCTGCATCGCCTGTACCAGACGCTGCGATGA
- the trmB gene encoding tRNA (guanosine(46)-N7)-methyltransferase TrmB, with product MSERKSDPDRDDSERAFFGRRKGHKLRQHQAELIDHLLPHLALDIDGEAPANAGEIFDPAADEVRLEIGFGGGEHLAAEAQAFPGTGFIGCEPYVNGMAKILAQIEAANIANIRLFAGDAAELLAWLPQASLSRIDLIHPDPWPKRRHWKRRFVQDRTIAAMARVLKAGGEFRFVCDIDDYCAWTLSHLSRSPDFRWLAERADDFRLPWNGYTMTRYGRKATREGRKAAYLRFRRI from the coding sequence ATGAGCGAACGCAAATCGGATCCCGATCGCGACGATAGCGAGCGCGCCTTCTTCGGGCGCCGCAAGGGCCATAAGCTCAGGCAGCACCAGGCCGAGCTGATCGATCATCTGCTGCCGCATCTTGCGCTCGACATTGACGGTGAGGCGCCGGCCAATGCCGGCGAGATCTTCGATCCCGCAGCGGACGAGGTGCGCCTCGAGATCGGCTTCGGTGGCGGCGAGCATCTTGCGGCCGAGGCGCAGGCCTTCCCCGGGACCGGCTTCATCGGCTGCGAGCCCTACGTCAACGGCATGGCGAAGATCCTCGCGCAGATCGAGGCCGCCAACATCGCCAACATCCGCCTGTTCGCGGGCGACGCCGCCGAACTGCTGGCCTGGCTGCCGCAGGCCTCGCTGTCGCGGATCGACCTGATCCATCCCGATCCCTGGCCGAAGCGGCGGCACTGGAAGCGGCGCTTCGTCCAGGACCGGACGATCGCCGCGATGGCGCGCGTGCTGAAGGCTGGCGGCGAATTCCGCTTCGTTTGCGACATCGACGATTACTGCGCCTGGACGCTGTCGCATCTGTCGCGCTCGCCGGACTTCCGATGGCTCGCCGAACGCGCCGACGATTTCCGGCTGCCGTGGAACGGCTACACCATGACGCGCTACGGCCGGAAGGCCACGCGCGAAGGGCGCAAGGCGGCGTATCTGCGGTTCAGGAGGATCTAA
- a CDS encoding DUF2336 domain-containing protein produces MTVATSLIPGLDDIVKRGDPRRRGEIARAISDLFFHDAARLRPDLIELFDNLLIDLVPHAELASRVDLAERFSRLDNAPPHLVTQLARENEIMVAGPVLRHSPVLDEAALVEIARLKGQGHLLAMTERPALPAVVTDVLVERGDRDVVRRTAGNAGAVFSPGSYSELIKRAAQDGVLTLKIGQRDDLSGEHLKELLNGTLDVIRRRLSRVVNPARQVEIKRAMLAIEEAALPPGPRRDFSAAQRTVLALHRGGHLGESALLSFARAHKYEESIASLSAMAGVRLSILDRLIAGDRYDPILILGRMLNLGWPTVRALILMWYGPNRTPADADLEQARVNFTRLMPATAERVVKFWRNRQTI; encoded by the coding sequence ATGACCGTTGCCACGTCGCTCATTCCCGGACTGGACGATATCGTCAAACGCGGTGATCCCCGGCGTCGCGGCGAAATCGCGCGCGCCATCTCGGATTTGTTCTTCCACGATGCCGCAAGGCTCCGTCCCGATCTCATCGAGCTGTTCGACAATCTCCTGATCGATCTCGTCCCGCATGCCGAGCTGGCCTCGCGGGTCGATCTTGCCGAACGCTTCTCGCGCCTGGACAACGCGCCGCCGCATCTGGTGACCCAGCTCGCGCGCGAGAACGAGATCATGGTGGCGGGCCCGGTGCTGCGCCACTCGCCCGTGCTCGACGAAGCTGCCCTGGTCGAGATCGCACGGTTGAAGGGCCAGGGTCATTTGCTGGCGATGACGGAGCGCCCCGCTTTGCCGGCCGTCGTCACCGACGTGCTGGTCGAGCGTGGCGATCGCGACGTGGTGCGGCGCACGGCCGGCAATGCCGGCGCGGTGTTCTCGCCCGGCAGCTATTCCGAGCTGATCAAGCGTGCGGCACAGGACGGCGTGCTGACCCTCAAGATCGGTCAGCGCGACGATCTTTCGGGCGAGCACCTGAAGGAGCTTCTCAACGGCACGCTCGACGTGATCCGCCGCCGCCTCTCACGTGTGGTCAATCCCGCGCGCCAGGTCGAGATCAAGCGCGCCATGCTCGCGATCGAGGAGGCCGCTCTGCCGCCCGGGCCGCGGCGTGATTTCTCGGCGGCGCAGCGCACCGTGCTCGCCTTGCATCGCGGCGGACATCTCGGCGAGAGCGCGCTGCTCAGCTTTGCCAGGGCGCACAAATACGAGGAGTCGATCGCCTCGCTCTCGGCGATGGCCGGCGTCCGCCTCTCGATTCTCGACCGCCTGATCGCGGGCGATCGCTACGATCCAATTCTGATCCTGGGGCGGATGCTGAATCTCGGCTGGCCCACGGTGCGTGCCCTGATCCTGATGTGGTACGGCCCGAATCGGACGCCAGCCGATGCCGATCTCGAGCAGGCGCGCGTGAACTTCACGCGCCTGATGCCGGCGACGGCCGAGCGCGTCGTGAAATTCTGGCGCAACCGGCAGACGATTTAG
- the rimP gene encoding ribosome maturation factor RimP translates to MTEPTTGSTDAELLAEPRLVVEPGVAARVSAVAAPVLEGMGYRLVRIRISGESGCTVQIMAERPDGTMQLEDCEAISRALSPVLDVADPIDRAYRLEISSPGIDRPLVRRSDFERYVGHLVKVEMAVAHEGRKRFRGKIGAVEGDRVHLHRDDVKSGEETDVLLTMEDIGEARLVLTDELIAESMRRGKAQAREMRRNLGLEPPAAPHASISEKTTKNTKPQKKPAPTPKKPAPTNTKKHRLAADRARRGEIEPDEGD, encoded by the coding sequence ATGACCGAACCGACCACTGGTTCCACGGATGCCGAGTTGCTGGCCGAGCCGAGGCTCGTCGTCGAGCCGGGCGTGGCGGCACGGGTATCCGCGGTCGCGGCGCCCGTACTTGAGGGCATGGGTTATCGCCTGGTGCGGATCCGCATTTCCGGGGAATCCGGCTGCACAGTGCAGATCATGGCCGAGCGGCCGGACGGCACGATGCAGCTCGAGGATTGCGAGGCGATCTCGCGGGCGCTGTCGCCCGTGCTCGATGTCGCCGATCCCATCGATCGTGCCTATCGGCTGGAGATTTCCTCGCCGGGGATCGACCGGCCCCTGGTGCGGCGCTCGGATTTCGAGCGCTATGTGGGCCATCTGGTGAAAGTCGAGATGGCCGTCGCCCATGAGGGGCGGAAGCGGTTCCGTGGCAAGATCGGCGCCGTCGAAGGCGACCGCGTGCATCTGCATCGCGACGACGTCAAGTCGGGCGAAGAGACCGACGTCCTCCTGACGATGGAAGATATCGGCGAGGCACGGCTGGTGCTGACCGACGAGCTGATCGCGGAATCGATGCGCCGCGGCAAGGCCCAGGCGCGCGAGATGCGCCGCAATCTCGGCCTGGAGCCGCCGGCGGCACCGCACGCCAGCATCAGCGAGAAAACGACCAAGAACACCAAGCCGCAAAAGAAGCCGGCTCCGACGCCAAAAAAGCCGGCTCCGACAAATACGAAGAAACATCGACTTGCCGCCGACCGCGCGCGGCGGGGCGAGATCGAGCCTGACGAAGGAGACTAG
- the nusA gene encoding transcription termination factor NusA yields MAVSANRLELLQIADAVAREKSIDRGIVIAAMEDAIAKAARARYGSETDVHAEIDPKKGELRLSRHMLVVDTVENHSNQISLVDAQRANPGAQVGDTIADTLPPLEYGRIAAQSAKQVIVQKVREAERDRQYQEFKDRIGDIVNGVVKRVEYGSVIVDLGRGEAIIRRDEMLPREVFRNGDRVRAYIFDVRRETRGPQIFLSRTHPQFMAKLFAQEVPEIYDGIVEIKAVARDPGSRAKIGVISRDSSVDPVGACVGMRGSRVQAVVNELQGEKIDIIPWSPDIATFVVNALAPAEVSKVVIDEDRERIEVVVPDTNNQLSLAIGRRGQNVRLASQLTGWDIDILTEQEESERRQADFENSTRVFMESLNVDEVVGQLLASEGFTSVEELAMVDLKELAGIEGFDEETAQELQNRAREYLEQQEAEIEAKRKELGVEDAVKDVPGVTSKMLVKFGENDIKTVEDLAGCATDDLVGWTERKEGGEQTKFPGALDGLEISRDDAEAMIMQARVKAGWITEADLAKPAEEAEAAEDQPA; encoded by the coding sequence ATGGCAGTCAGCGCCAATCGACTTGAGTTGCTCCAGATCGCCGACGCCGTTGCGCGCGAGAAATCGATCGACCGCGGCATCGTGATCGCGGCGATGGAGGACGCGATCGCCAAGGCCGCGCGGGCCCGCTACGGCAGCGAGACTGACGTTCACGCCGAGATCGACCCCAAGAAGGGCGAGTTGCGGCTGTCGCGCCACATGCTGGTCGTCGACACGGTAGAAAACCATTCCAACCAGATCTCGCTGGTGGACGCACAGCGCGCCAATCCCGGTGCCCAGGTCGGCGACACCATCGCCGACACCCTGCCACCGCTGGAATACGGCCGCATCGCCGCGCAGTCGGCCAAGCAGGTGATCGTGCAGAAGGTGCGCGAGGCCGAGCGTGACCGGCAGTACCAGGAATTCAAGGACCGCATCGGCGACATCGTCAACGGCGTCGTCAAGCGCGTCGAATATGGCAGCGTGATCGTCGATCTCGGCCGCGGCGAAGCCATCATCCGCCGCGACGAGATGCTGCCGCGCGAAGTGTTCCGCAACGGCGACCGCGTCCGCGCCTACATCTTCGACGTCCGCCGCGAGACCCGCGGCCCGCAAATCTTCCTCTCCCGCACCCATCCGCAGTTCATGGCGAAGCTGTTCGCGCAGGAAGTGCCCGAGATCTATGACGGCATCGTCGAGATCAAGGCGGTTGCCCGCGATCCCGGCTCGCGCGCGAAAATCGGCGTGATTTCCCGCGATTCCTCGGTCGATCCGGTTGGTGCCTGCGTCGGCATGCGCGGCTCGCGCGTGCAGGCCGTGGTGAACGAGCTGCAGGGCGAGAAGATCGACATCATTCCCTGGTCGCCCGACATCGCGACCTTCGTGGTCAACGCGCTGGCGCCGGCCGAAGTCTCCAAGGTCGTCATCGACGAGGATCGCGAGCGCATCGAAGTCGTCGTGCCCGACACCAACAACCAGCTCTCGCTGGCGATCGGCCGCCGCGGCCAGAACGTGCGCCTGGCCTCCCAGCTCACCGGCTGGGACATCGACATCCTGACCGAGCAGGAGGAATCGGAGCGCCGCCAGGCCGACTTCGAGAACTCCACCCGCGTCTTCATGGAATCGCTCAACGTCGACGAAGTGGTCGGCCAGCTGCTGGCGTCCGAAGGCTTCACCTCGGTCGAGGAGCTCGCCATGGTGGACCTCAAGGAGCTTGCCGGCATCGAGGGCTTCGACGAGGAGACCGCGCAGGAGCTCCAGAACCGTGCCCGCGAATATCTCGAGCAGCAGGAGGCCGAGATCGAGGCCAAGCGCAAGGAGCTCGGTGTCGAGGATGCCGTCAAGGACGTGCCGGGCGTGACCTCGAAGATGCTGGTGAAGTTCGGCGAGAACGACATCAAGACGGTCGAGGACCTCGCCGGCTGCGCCACCGATGATCTGGTCGGCTGGACCGAGCGCAAGGAAGGCGGCGAACAGACCAAGTTCCCCGGCGCGCTCGATGGCCTCGAAATCTCCCGCGACGACGCCGAAGCCATGATCATGCAGGCCCGCGTCAAGGCCGGCTGGATCACCGAAGCCGATCTCGCCAAGCCGGCCGAAGAGGCCGAGGCGGCTGAAGATCAGCCGGCTTAA
- a CDS encoding RNA-binding protein, with product MLADTDHDLDNGPRTERSATMRMCAVSREVRPIDELIRFVVSPQGQVVPDLKRKLPGRGMWLTASREVVAEAVRRHHFSKAFKRELRIPQTFPADIEALLVRSVTEALGIAAKAAQIVAGFGKVESALREGTVEVLIHASDGAADGIRKLDMLARQNDGNRGTRPQIPVVTALKSVELDLALTRSNVIHAALLAGPASKSFLSRSQMLVRYRMADDDKTAEKPGQDF from the coding sequence ATGCTCGCAGATACCGACCACGATCTCGACAATGGCCCGCGGACCGAAAGGTCCGCGACCATGCGGATGTGCGCGGTCAGCCGCGAGGTCCGGCCGATCGATGAGCTGATCCGCTTCGTCGTCTCGCCGCAAGGGCAAGTCGTCCCCGATCTCAAGCGCAAGCTGCCCGGACGCGGCATGTGGCTCACCGCCTCGCGCGAGGTGGTTGCGGAAGCCGTTCGTCGTCACCATTTTAGCAAAGCCTTCAAGCGCGAGCTGCGCATCCCCCAGACGTTTCCTGCGGACATCGAGGCGCTCCTGGTTCGGAGCGTGACCGAAGCCCTTGGGATTGCTGCCAAGGCGGCCCAGATCGTGGCCGGTTTCGGCAAGGTCGAGAGCGCCCTGCGGGAAGGCACGGTCGAGGTCCTGATCCACGCCAGCGACGGGGCCGCGGACGGAATCCGCAAATTGGACATGCTGGCACGTCAAAATGACGGAAATCGCGGCACCAGGCCGCAGATTCCCGTCGTCACCGCACTAAAATCAGTAGAATTGGATTTGGCACTTACCCGGTCAAATGTGATACATGCTGCCCTGCTCGCGGGCCCGGCGAGCAAGTCATTCCTGTCACGTAGCCAGATGCTGGTCCGATACCGGATGGCGGACGATGACAAGACTGCCGAAAAGCCCGGCCAGGATTTCTGA